The proteins below come from a single Triticum aestivum cultivar Chinese Spring chromosome 5D, IWGSC CS RefSeq v2.1, whole genome shotgun sequence genomic window:
- the LOC123123297 gene encoding CLAVATA3/ESR (CLE)-related protein 25 produces MRGPAASGGRASAAAPAVLFGVLVLVSLVVVVAERPSAPAIGGRRMLLPGDGGEARRTLEDFRADDPFQDSARRVPNGPDPIHNRGAGKSGRSPGRE; encoded by the exons ATGAGAGGGCCGGCCGCGTCCGGGGGGCGGGcatcggcggcggcgccggccgtcTTGTTCGGAGTTCTTGTTTTGGTGTCGTTGGTGGTCGTGGTGGCCGAGAGGCCGTCCGCGCCGGCGATCGGAGGGCGGAGGATGCTGCTGCCGGGCGACGGAGGAGAGGCCAGGAGGACTCTGGAGGATTTCAGGGCCGACGATCCTTTCCAGGACAGCGCGAGGAGGGTGCCCAATGGCCCTGATCCTATCCACAACAG GGGTGCCGGCAAGTCCGGAAGATCGCCGGGGCGAGAGTAG